From Candidatus Pedobacter colombiensis, one genomic window encodes:
- a CDS encoding HEPN domain-containing protein, with the protein MANNRFFITVCSTATLIYSHNGMTTFDFPNRFIPTEAAIKARAHFNHRMILADGFLTGAHECIITEQHNVCVFMLHQVVEQTCIALIRVHLAYRSDIHNLHRLLRLCCCFSDAPIKMFLSGSPDDERLFEILLKSYSAARYKDTFNVSEDDSWLLYNKVTEFVALAKVMCEENIAQLAQQAMRYNEFVNPASVSN; encoded by the coding sequence ATGGCTAATAATCGCTTTTTTATTACGGTTTGCAGCACGGCTACATTAATTTATAGCCATAATGGAATGACAACTTTTGATTTCCCCAATCGTTTTATTCCAACTGAGGCAGCTATAAAAGCAAGAGCACATTTCAACCACAGAATGATATTAGCAGATGGTTTCTTAACCGGAGCACACGAGTGCATCATTACTGAACAGCATAATGTATGTGTATTTATGCTGCATCAAGTTGTAGAACAAACCTGTATTGCGCTGATCAGGGTGCATCTGGCCTATAGATCAGATATTCATAATTTACACCGCCTTTTAAGGCTGTGCTGCTGCTTTTCTGATGCCCCCATTAAAATGTTCCTATCTGGCAGCCCTGATGACGAAAGGCTTTTTGAAATATTACTTAAAAGTTATTCGGCAGCGAGATACAAAGATACTTTTAACGTTTCCGAAGATGACTCTTGGCTTTTATATAATAAGGTTACAGAGTTTGTAGCACTTGCCAAAGTAATGTGTGAAGAGAATATAGCACAATTAGCGCAACAGGCCATGCGATATAATGAATTTGTTAACCCAGCCAGTGTCTCCAATTAG